The sequence TGCGCAACTGAATTGGCTGAGCTACTGCATTTGGATCCGGCTCAAATCCCGCAATGATCTCTTGCGGCAGTTTTTGCTTAATCAGCTTTTCAATATCTCGTAGCATCTGATGCTCATCTACACAGACTAAAGAAACTGCAACGCCATTGGATCCTGCACGACCAGTGCGTCCAATACGGTGGACATAGTCTTCTGATACATTCGGTAGGTCATAGTTCACTACATGGGGTAATTGGTCAATATCAATACCGCGCGCAGCGATATCGGTCGCCACGAGAGCAGTCAATTTTCCTGCCTTGAAATCTGCCAGCGCTTTAGTGCGAGCTGTTTGACTCTTATTGCCATGGATGGCCATACTCGTGATGCCATCTTTTTCTAATTGGGTGACAAGCTTATTAGCGCCATGCTTGGTGCGTGTAAATACTAAAACTTGCTTCCAATCATTCGTTTTAATGAGGTGCGCCAGTAAGGGATGCTTTTTGCTTCTATCAACTGGGTGAATGAGCTGTGCAATCGCTTCGTTAGTGCTGTTGCTCCGCGCTACCTCAATTAAAGCAGGGGAATTGAGTAGGCCATCAGCTAGTGCCTTGATCTCGGTCGAAAAGGTAGCAGAGAACAAGAGGTTCTGACGTTGCTTTGGTAACGCAGCCAGAATCTTTTTGATATCGCGCAAGAATCCCATATCCAGCATGCGATCTGCCTCGTCTAAGACAAGAATTTCAATCTCATTTAGTGAGACACATTTTTGCGACATCAAATCAAGTAGTCGTCCCGGTGTAGCAACCAAAATATCTAGGCCAGCAGCAATAGCTTTAATTTGGGGATTCGCACCAACACCACCAAAAATCACTGTGGACTTAAGACCCGTGTACTTACCGTAGGTAACAACTGATTCTTGAACCTGTGCCGCCAGTTCGCGAGTAGGTGTCAAAATGAGAACGCGCAGTAGACGCTTGCCTGAGTTTGATTTGCTAGTGCTAAGGCGTTGCAAAATCGGTAGCGTAAAGCCTGCAGTTTTGCCAGTACCTGTTTGTGCAGCCGCTAAAAGATCGCCGCCTTGCAGAACGGCAGGAATAGATTTCGCTTGAATTGGGGTGGGGCTGGTGTAGCCTTCTTCTGCAATAGCGCGAAGAATGGGTTCTGATAAACCAAGATCTGTAAATAACATAAGGGCCAATAAAGTATTGACCCGTATTCAATTAAACGACTATCCCGGTCAATGGGGTGAGCTGCCACGCTAGAGCGTTTGCAGTAAGAGCCCCTATTTTAAGTCATTGGGTATGGTCTACCAAAAAGAGCCAGTCAGGTAAGGCTTTGGGCTTAAGGGTGGTCGTGTCTACACAAACGATATGTAGCGTTGCGCTTGCAATGACTTGCATCTCCTCGACGCCTTCATTGAGAACTTTTCGCTGGGCATTTTGTTTAACGACAACTTGAGAGCGCCCACGATGTTCAATCGTTTGATCAATATAAAGTAAATCATCAAGGCGACCTGGTTTATAAAAATGCATACTCAGTTCACGCACCGGTAGCAAGATGCCATGTTCATTAATGAGGATAGTCGGGGTCAGATCACGCTGCGCCAACCATTGCGCACGACTGCGTTCAAAGATTTCAAGATAGCGGCCGTGATAAACAAATCCAGCAGCATCAGTATCGGAATAGCAAACGCGGTGGATATACGGAGTAGGTGTGTGGGTAGTATTCATCAGGTGATAAGGCGGATTAAGTATTCTGTGGCAATAAGAGCATCATATTACGATGGGGAATGCCGGCCTCATCATAGACAGGACCGTCCGCAACAAACCCGTGCTTTTCATAAAAGGGTATCGCATATGCCTGAGCATGTAATGACAGTGTCTGCAGACCTTCTGCTTTTGCTAAATCCATGAGGCTACTTAATAATGCTGTGCCAATGCCCTGTTTCCGAAAGGCAATCAGTACTGCCATTCGACCAATTTGGGCTTGATGAGTATTTATTTTGACTAAGCGTGCAGTGCCGACACCTAGGGTATTTACGTAAGCTAAGGCATGCCGAGACGGAGGGTCAAATTCATCGATCTCCATGGCTTCGGGCACACCCTGTTCCTCAATAAACACTTCCCTGCGTATCGAGAAAGCCTCTTCAAAGGCTTGCTGCCAGGATTTAATAACAATTTCCACCTTGATCCATGCTCCAAATAGGGATTTTTCCCTAATGTACCAAAGCGTAGGGGCTTATCAGGGGCTTGTAGGAATATGACAGGCAGTCATGTTTCCATGGTTACAATGAAATCAGGTGCCTATTGGGCTCCGTTTGAACCCTTTTAATTGCTTAGGAGTTATCTTGAAAAAATCATTACTTGCTGGTTTGTTTGTTGCCGCTGGCCTAGCTTTTGCAGCATCTGCATCTGCTCAGCTACCTGCAAAAATGTTGCCATTGGCAGCCGAAGTTGCTGTGCTGACAGCTACTGTAGATTCTGTTGATGTAAAGAAGCGCATTGTTGTGTTGAAAGATGCTAACGGTAATTTGGTACAAATGAACGTTGCTAAATCTGTAAATGATTTGGATAAAGTTAAAAAGGGTGATGTATTTGTTGTTGAGCATGCCCAAGCGATTGCAATTGGTTTAACTGCAGCAGGTAAAGATGCTAAGCCAGGTGTTTCTGGTGTGCGTTCTGTATCAGTAGCTGGCAAAGGTTCTGCTAAGCCATTTGAAGAAGTGACTGACACTGTTTATGCAACTGTAAAGATTTCAACAATCGATCAAAAAACCCGTATCGTGACTTTCACATTGCCAAGTGGCGAGAAGCAAAAAGTGAAAGTGGATCAGGCTGTTTTAGGTCTTGAGAAATTTAAAGCGGGTGATGACGTCATTGTTGAGTTTGTTGACGACACAGCAATTGGTTTCGTAACACCGAAGAAGTAATCTACGCCTACTGGTTTAAGCCAGAAAGCAGTAAAAAAGCCCGCAAATGCGGGCTTTTTGTTTGGCATAAAGTATGCCTAACTATTTTTTAGGATTCGGGAAGAAGAGTTGTTCGCCACCAATTTGATAGCTAGCAATTACATCTTGACCATTTTTAGAAATCAGCCAATCAATAAAGGCTTGGCCTTCCGCTTTTTTCACATGCGGGAACTTTGCTGGATTTACCAACATCACACCATATTGATTGAATAACTTTGGATCCCCTTGAACCAGAATCACGAGATCACCTCGGTTCTTAAAGCTTAACCAGGTTCCTCTATCAGCCAAAATATAAGCGTTCATAGCGGAAGCAGTATTTAGGGCTGGGCCCATGCCTGAGCCTGTTTCCTTATACCAAGAGCCCGTCGGAGTAATGCTGGCACCTTTCCAATAGCGTAGTTCAGCAGCATGCGTACCGCTCTTATCACCACGCGATACAAATGGCGCTTGTGCAGCAGAAATTTTTTGGAGAGCGACTTGAATATCTTTGCCGCCACCTACTTTGGCTGGATCCGATTTAGGTCCAATCAAGACGAAATCGTTGTACATCACTTCATTGCGTTTGGTCGAATAACCTTCCTGTACAAAAATCTCTTCTGCAGGCTTATCGTGCACAAACACGACATCAGCATCTCCACGACGACCAATATCTAAAGCCTGCCCAGTTCCAACCGCAACCACCTTTACATCAATTCCGGTCTTCATTTTGAAGATTGGCAAGATGAAACCAAATAGGCCAGACTGTTCGGTGGATGTGGTGGAGGACACCACAATGCTCTTCTCTTGAGCTAGAGCAGGCGTGATGAGTAAGTTGCATACGGCAATCGTGATGGCCAATAAACGGCAGGTGGTGAATGTCATGAATCTGTGTCCTGATTTGTTTGGGTGACGAAAGATGGAAGAGATAGTTTACCTCTGCTAAATAATATAAACTGACTTGAAAATTTTACTTGGGGCTGCATTGCGTAAATTTATTTTATCCCTCGTCTTTTTCCTTTCTCAAGGGCTCTACGCTCAACCGGTAACGGTTGCTGTAGCCGCAAATATGAAAGAGGCTTTTGCCGAGATCAATGTCGCTTTTAAAACAAAAGGGGGCTCTGACTTGAGGGTGGTCTATGGATCATCTGGAAACTTTGCTGCTCAGATTATGAATGGAGCACCCTTTAACTTGTTCATATCCGCAGATGAGCATTTCCCGCTGGAGCTTTATCAGCAGGGCAAGACAGTGGATGAGGGAGCAATTTATGCCATTGGTAAATTGGCGCTGATTGCAAAGAATTCTTCTGACATGAAGTTGCTCGATAGTAAGGCTGATTTAGCAAGAGCTATTTCCAAAGCAAATAAGATCGCGATTGCTAAGCCGGAATTGGCGCCATATGGTAAGGCTGCCGTTGAATATCTCAAGGCTGAAGGCTTGTTGGACCTTGCTAAAGAGAAGTTAATCTATGGCGACAATATTGGTGTGGCAACGATGTATGTTGTCACTGGTGCTGCTGATCTGGGTTTTACTGCGCTATCGTTGGCAAAGTCTGCGGAAGTTTCTAAAGATACGAATTTCATTTTAGTGAATAGCAAGCTCTATGAACCTATCAAGCAGCGCATGGTCTTAATCAAAGGCGCACCCCGAGAGGCGATCGCTTTATATCAATTTATTCAAACTCCTCAAGCGAAATCGATTCTGCAAAAGTACGGTTACAGCACCCCCTAAGTTTTCTCTCGACCCCAATTAGCGACTTTCTTTTGTTGCAGATCAAGCTCCATTGAGTCAAGAGGGTTCATCATGTGCTGAACAATGCTGATTTTCCATGAATGATATTCATTCTCATTTGGGGATATAATCGCGCTATAAGCCACTAAATAAGCAGATTGCATGAATTTGGATCAAGTCGAACTCGACGCTCTGTACCGTGTTATCAAGGTCATTGCCCCTCAGGGTGCCCCTCAAATAAAGGGTCAGTTGGAAGATATTGGGTTCTTACCGGGCGAGCAGGTTTCTGTTTTGCGCAAAGGTCTGCTTGGCAAAGGTCCTTACATGGTTCGAGTGGGCACCTCGACATTTGCATTGCGTCAATCTGAGGCGCGCATGATCTCGGTTGAATGTGCACCCCATGCCTGAATCTAAAATTCATTTTTTCCCCAATGAGCCACTCATTGCGCTTCTGGGAAATCCAAATTGTGGAAAGACTGCACTCTTTAATTTACTCACTGGCAGTCGTCAGAAGGTAGCAAATTATTCTGGTGTGACGGTTGAGCGCAAGGAAGGTCTGTTAAGTCTGAGCTCTGGCAAGCAAATCCGAATTCTCGATTTACCGGGCGCCTATAGTCTCTATCCGCGTTCTCTCGATGAGCGGGTTACCTGCAATGTATTGCTAGGTAGGGCAGAAGGGGAGAAGCGTCCTGATTTAGTCATCTGCGTACTGAGCGCAATGAACTTGCGGCGCAATCTGCGTCTAGTCCTTGCAGCCAAGCGTTTGGGCTTACCTTGTATCGTAGTTCTGAATATGCTTGATATTGCCAAGCGCCAAGGCTTACAAATTGATACAGCTGCACTCTCACGTCAATTGGGTTTACCAGTACTGACGAGTATTGGCATTCAAACTGATGGTGCAGATGAGATTAAACATTTCTTAT comes from Polynucleobacter sp. MWH-Svant-W18 and encodes:
- a CDS encoding DEAD/DEAH box helicase, whose protein sequence is MLFTDLGLSEPILRAIAEEGYTSPTPIQAKSIPAVLQGGDLLAAAQTGTGKTAGFTLPILQRLSTSKSNSGKRLLRVLILTPTRELAAQVQESVVTYGKYTGLKSTVIFGGVGANPQIKAIAAGLDILVATPGRLLDLMSQKCVSLNEIEILVLDEADRMLDMGFLRDIKKILAALPKQRQNLLFSATFSTEIKALADGLLNSPALIEVARSNSTNEAIAQLIHPVDRSKKHPLLAHLIKTNDWKQVLVFTRTKHGANKLVTQLEKDGITSMAIHGNKSQTARTKALADFKAGKLTALVATDIAARGIDIDQLPHVVNYDLPNVSEDYVHRIGRTGRAGSNGVAVSLVCVDEHQMLRDIEKLIKQKLPQEIIAGFEPDPNAVAQPIQLRSQQHQQSRKPKTAGSGAAPAKRSSPPKRSFNR
- a CDS encoding YbgC/FadM family acyl-CoA thioesterase codes for the protein MNTTHTPTPYIHRVCYSDTDAAGFVYHGRYLEIFERSRAQWLAQRDLTPTILINEHGILLPVRELSMHFYKPGRLDDLLYIDQTIEHRGRSQVVVKQNAQRKVLNEGVEEMQVIASATLHIVCVDTTTLKPKALPDWLFLVDHTQ
- a CDS encoding GNAT family N-acetyltransferase, with protein sequence MEIVIKSWQQAFEEAFSIRREVFIEEQGVPEAMEIDEFDPPSRHALAYVNTLGVGTARLVKINTHQAQIGRMAVLIAFRKQGIGTALLSSLMDLAKAEGLQTLSLHAQAYAIPFYEKHGFVADGPVYDEAGIPHRNMMLLLPQNT
- a CDS encoding substrate-binding domain-containing protein, coding for MTFTTCRLLAITIAVCNLLITPALAQEKSIVVSSTTSTEQSGLFGFILPIFKMKTGIDVKVVAVGTGQALDIGRRGDADVVFVHDKPAEEIFVQEGYSTKRNEVMYNDFVLIGPKSDPAKVGGGKDIQVALQKISAAQAPFVSRGDKSGTHAAELRYWKGASITPTGSWYKETGSGMGPALNTASAMNAYILADRGTWLSFKNRGDLVILVQGDPKLFNQYGVMLVNPAKFPHVKKAEGQAFIDWLISKNGQDVIASYQIGGEQLFFPNPKK
- the modA gene encoding molybdate ABC transporter substrate-binding protein, with amino-acid sequence MKILLGAALRKFILSLVFFLSQGLYAQPVTVAVAANMKEAFAEINVAFKTKGGSDLRVVYGSSGNFAAQIMNGAPFNLFISADEHFPLELYQQGKTVDEGAIYAIGKLALIAKNSSDMKLLDSKADLARAISKANKIAIAKPELAPYGKAAVEYLKAEGLLDLAKEKLIYGDNIGVATMYVVTGAADLGFTALSLAKSAEVSKDTNFILVNSKLYEPIKQRMVLIKGAPREAIALYQFIQTPQAKSILQKYGYSTP
- a CDS encoding FeoA family protein; protein product: MNLDQVELDALYRVIKVIAPQGAPQIKGQLEDIGFLPGEQVSVLRKGLLGKGPYMVRVGTSTFALRQSEARMISVECAPHA